In one window of Caenimonas aquaedulcis DNA:
- a CDS encoding YeeE/YedE family protein, which produces MTIAELASLTHQVLWAAFFVALAFGALVQRTGFCTMGAVADVVTMGDWTRMRQWALAAGVATVGFAFLAWAGAIDPSKTLYASTRWIWLSALVGGAIFGFGMVLASGCASKALVRVGAGNLKSLVVLVVLGVAAFATLKGITAVLRTRTVDRVGVDFDVQASLGAIAARAVSIDVASASLVLGVAIGAGLIAWALSARESRQFPNVLAGAGVGASVLAMWWVSGHLGFVAEHPETLQETFLATNSTRAEALSFVSPVAYTLDWLMFFSDRNKFVSVGIVTVLGVIAGSAAMAITQRSFRWEGFGGPDDLAHHLAGAVLMGVGGVTAMGCSIGQGVSGISTLSLTSFVAVAAMIAGAVLGVRYQGWRLERAS; this is translated from the coding sequence ATGACGATTGCAGAGCTCGCTTCGCTGACCCATCAAGTGCTGTGGGCCGCATTTTTTGTTGCACTTGCGTTCGGCGCGCTGGTGCAGCGGACCGGTTTTTGCACCATGGGCGCGGTGGCCGATGTCGTGACGATGGGCGACTGGACGCGGATGCGGCAATGGGCCCTCGCGGCGGGCGTCGCGACGGTCGGCTTCGCCTTCCTGGCCTGGGCCGGCGCGATCGACCCGTCGAAAACGCTGTACGCCTCCACGCGTTGGATCTGGTTGTCGGCCCTCGTGGGCGGCGCGATCTTCGGCTTCGGCATGGTGCTGGCCTCGGGCTGCGCGAGCAAGGCGCTCGTGCGGGTCGGCGCGGGCAACCTCAAGTCCCTGGTGGTGCTCGTGGTGCTGGGCGTCGCGGCCTTCGCCACGCTCAAGGGCATCACCGCCGTACTGCGCACGCGGACGGTGGACCGGGTCGGCGTGGACTTCGACGTGCAGGCAAGCCTGGGCGCGATCGCCGCCCGGGCGGTGTCCATCGACGTCGCTTCCGCGTCGCTGGTCCTGGGCGTGGCGATCGGCGCGGGGCTGATCGCGTGGGCGCTGAGCGCGCGGGAATCGCGGCAGTTCCCGAATGTGCTCGCAGGCGCCGGCGTCGGCGCCTCGGTGCTGGCGATGTGGTGGGTCAGCGGCCACCTGGGCTTCGTCGCGGAGCATCCGGAAACGCTGCAGGAAACTTTCCTCGCCACCAACTCCACCCGCGCCGAGGCCCTGAGCTTCGTCTCGCCGGTGGCGTACACGCTGGACTGGCTGATGTTCTTCAGCGACAGGAACAAGTTCGTGTCCGTCGGCATCGTGACCGTGCTGGGCGTGATCGCGGGCTCCGCGGCGATGGCCATCACCCAACGCAGCTTCCGCTGGGAAGGCTTCGGCGGCCCGGACGACCTGGCGCACCACCTCGCGGGCGCGGTGCTGATGGGCGTGGGCGGCGTGACGGCGATGGGGTGCAGCATCGGGCAAGGTGTTTCGGGTATCTCGACGCTCAGCCTCACGAGCTTCGTGGCGGTCGCCGCGATGATTGCTGGCGCTGTGCTGGGGGTGAGGTATCAGGGGTGGCGGCTCGAGCGAGCCTCCTGA
- a CDS encoding penicillin-binding protein 1A translates to MSSNRFLAAASRGASRAWAGVRRHPFWTAFGLLSIAPVAAVVYVMAMIPLTPGIEDIRKAKTAQPSVVLSADGQVLATFKRANRERVKLSEVSPHVLTALIATEDRRFFDHHGFDVRRTLGAAVRTFRGDLQGGSTITQQLARNLYPDDIGRAPTLSRKVKEAITAIKIESVYSKNEILESYLNTVPFLYNAYGIEMAARTYFDKTAGELDELESATLIGMLKGTSYYNPVLNPERATLRRNTVLGQMVKAGKLDAAKYAALRARPLALNFERQNEDLGPAPHVAQQLRSWLIEWADRKGYNVYADGLVVRTTLDSKMQAMAADAVERQGDKLQAQADGAWKRGGWKAHKAIAEAFVRETAQYQAERGVGSDDAAALKKLEADPELMQALWDEKTRLQSGFLAMDPTNGHVKAWVGSRGFEQDKFDHVQQARRQPGSTFKPFVYGAAFEQGISPDETFVDAMPEIRIDDKTVWRPGDVEASSGQPMSLRDGLAKSKNSITSQLMQRIGPDRVAKLAYDMGVRQSKLDPVPSLALGTSPVTLKEMVTAFCSIANGGNYIEPVLVTRVEDREGRALEEFAAKLPQRAMQEAGAQVLLDVMRGVVDGGTGSGVRGRFGLRGDLAGKTGTTQSNTDGWFILMHPQLVGGAWVGFNDNRVTMTGDAWGQGAHNALLVVGDFFQQATKAKLVDAKAKFAAPHVPPAPPVAPVAPEPQAEQPASGNEWWNSVFSPSPPRDSPPPPAVAVRPQPIEPPPRAAAVIIQQYPPQQPQPQYQPQYQPQYQPPYQPQPQYSNSAPQYTIIPPRPTAPVESPVWVEPRAPVVVAPVYPGEGRPSSWPAQ, encoded by the coding sequence GTGAGTTCGAATCGATTTCTCGCGGCCGCTTCGCGCGGCGCATCCCGTGCGTGGGCCGGCGTCCGGCGCCATCCGTTCTGGACGGCGTTCGGCCTGCTGTCGATCGCGCCGGTCGCCGCCGTCGTCTACGTGATGGCGATGATCCCGCTCACCCCCGGCATCGAGGACATCCGCAAGGCGAAGACCGCGCAGCCGTCCGTGGTGCTGTCCGCGGACGGGCAGGTGCTCGCCACGTTCAAGCGCGCGAATCGCGAGCGCGTGAAGCTCTCCGAGGTGTCCCCGCATGTCCTCACCGCGCTCATCGCCACCGAGGACAGGCGCTTTTTCGACCACCATGGCTTCGACGTGCGGCGCACGCTCGGCGCCGCTGTGCGCACCTTCCGCGGCGACCTGCAGGGCGGCTCGACCATCACGCAGCAGCTCGCGCGCAACCTCTACCCCGACGACATCGGCCGCGCGCCGACGCTCTCGCGCAAGGTGAAGGAGGCGATCACCGCGATCAAGATCGAGTCGGTCTACAGCAAGAACGAGATCCTCGAGTCCTACCTCAACACGGTGCCCTTCCTCTACAACGCCTACGGCATCGAGATGGCCGCGCGCACCTATTTCGACAAGACGGCGGGCGAGCTCGACGAGCTGGAGAGCGCCACGCTCATCGGCATGCTCAAGGGCACGAGCTACTACAACCCGGTGCTCAACCCCGAGCGCGCCACGCTGCGCCGCAACACCGTTCTGGGGCAGATGGTGAAGGCCGGCAAGCTCGACGCCGCCAAGTACGCCGCGCTCCGGGCGAGGCCGCTCGCGCTGAACTTCGAGCGCCAGAACGAAGACCTCGGGCCCGCGCCGCACGTGGCGCAACAGCTGCGCTCCTGGCTGATCGAGTGGGCCGACCGCAAGGGCTACAACGTCTACGCGGACGGCCTCGTCGTGCGCACCACGCTCGACTCGAAGATGCAGGCGATGGCCGCCGACGCGGTCGAGCGGCAGGGCGACAAGCTGCAGGCGCAGGCCGACGGCGCGTGGAAGCGCGGCGGCTGGAAGGCGCACAAGGCCATCGCCGAGGCGTTCGTCCGCGAGACGGCGCAGTACCAGGCCGAACGCGGTGTCGGGAGCGACGACGCGGCCGCGCTGAAGAAGCTGGAAGCCGATCCGGAACTGATGCAGGCCCTGTGGGACGAAAAGACGCGGCTGCAAAGCGGCTTCCTCGCGATGGACCCCACCAACGGCCATGTGAAAGCCTGGGTCGGCAGCCGCGGCTTCGAGCAGGACAAGTTCGACCACGTGCAGCAGGCGCGCCGCCAGCCGGGCTCGACCTTCAAGCCCTTCGTCTACGGCGCGGCCTTCGAGCAGGGCATCAGCCCCGACGAGACCTTCGTCGACGCGATGCCGGAGATCCGCATCGACGACAAGACGGTGTGGCGGCCGGGCGACGTCGAGGCCTCCAGCGGCCAGCCCATGTCGCTGCGCGACGGCCTCGCCAAATCCAAGAATTCGATCACCAGCCAGCTGATGCAGCGCATCGGACCGGACCGCGTGGCGAAGCTCGCCTACGACATGGGCGTGCGCCAGAGCAAACTCGATCCGGTGCCGTCGCTGGCGCTGGGCACGAGCCCCGTGACGCTCAAGGAGATGGTCACGGCCTTCTGCAGCATCGCCAACGGCGGAAACTACATCGAGCCGGTGCTCGTGACGCGCGTGGAAGACCGCGAGGGCCGCGCGCTCGAGGAATTCGCCGCGAAGCTGCCGCAGCGCGCGATGCAGGAAGCCGGCGCGCAGGTGCTGCTGGACGTGATGCGCGGCGTCGTGGACGGCGGCACGGGCTCCGGCGTGCGCGGCCGCTTCGGCTTGCGCGGCGACCTCGCGGGCAAGACGGGCACCACCCAATCGAACACCGACGGCTGGTTCATCCTGATGCATCCGCAGCTGGTGGGTGGCGCGTGGGTCGGCTTCAACGACAACCGCGTCACGATGACCGGCGATGCCTGGGGGCAGGGCGCGCACAACGCACTGCTCGTGGTCGGCGATTTCTTCCAGCAGGCGACGAAGGCGAAGCTCGTGGATGCTAAGGCGAAGTTCGCCGCGCCGCACGTGCCGCCGGCGCCGCCCGTCGCACCCGTGGCGCCCGAGCCGCAGGCGGAACAGCCCGCGTCCGGCAACGAGTGGTGGAACAGCGTGTTCTCGCCGTCGCCCCCGCGCGATTCGCCGCCGCCACCCGCGGTCGCGGTTCGTCCGCAACCCATCGAGCCGCCGCCGCGTGCGGCCGCGGTCATCATCCAGCAGTACCCGCCGCAGCAGCCGCAACCGCAATACCAGCCGCAATACCAGCCGCAATACCAGCCGCCGTATCAGCCGCAGCCGCAGTACTCGAACAGCGCGCCGCAGTACACCATCATCCCTCCGCGTCCCACCGCGCCGGTGGAGTCCCCGGTGTGGGTCGAGCCGCGCGCACCCGTGGTGGTGGCGCCGGTGTATCCGGGGGAAGGCAGGCCGTCTTCGTGGCCTGCGCAGTGA
- a CDS encoding protein kinase domain-containing protein has product MPSIDPSGSSSAKPTAIGKYTVERELGRGASSTVYLGFDRFNSRPVAIKQIHAHLLQDAQEAARYRRRLRNEAAMAGQLDHPCVVRLLDADEDAQPPYLVLEYVDGQPLSSFTEGGKLLPIAQVLDIAFKCCSALEHAHRAGLVHRDMKPANVMLQDNGEVKVTDFGTALSTRSDITQLSGLVGSPSYMSPEQVKEQVCTHRSDMFSLGIVLYELLTGRNPFAAGSDFTTMYRISTEAIEPPSVLRPELPPAVDRAILRALAKEPAERYAEWSEFADALLDVSRALPQRRVQDSQGEYFTQMRGLPFFGEFSDSNLWETLRLGTLHRFDRGQELMHEGTQGHSFCVIIQGMVAVKRSGVTLSMLGPGVTLGEMSYLQPENPIRTATAVAELGALVLEIQNASLRKASEGLQSCFDRAFIKLLVKRLIATNEQVGH; this is encoded by the coding sequence ATGCCGTCGATCGACCCGAGCGGATCGTCCTCCGCCAAGCCCACCGCCATCGGCAAATACACTGTCGAGCGCGAGCTCGGGCGCGGCGCGAGCAGCACCGTCTACCTCGGCTTCGACCGCTTCAATTCCCGGCCCGTCGCCATCAAGCAGATCCACGCGCACCTGCTGCAGGACGCGCAGGAAGCCGCCCGCTACCGCCGGCGCCTGCGCAACGAGGCTGCCATGGCGGGCCAGCTCGACCACCCCTGCGTCGTGCGGCTGCTCGACGCCGACGAGGATGCGCAGCCGCCCTACCTCGTGCTCGAATACGTGGACGGCCAGCCGCTCTCCTCCTTCACCGAAGGCGGCAAGCTGCTGCCGATCGCGCAGGTGCTGGACATCGCCTTCAAGTGCTGCAGCGCGCTGGAGCATGCGCACCGCGCCGGGCTCGTGCACCGCGACATGAAGCCCGCCAACGTGATGCTGCAGGACAACGGCGAAGTGAAGGTCACCGACTTCGGCACGGCCCTGTCCACGCGCTCGGACATCACGCAGCTGTCGGGCCTGGTGGGCTCGCCCTCCTACATGTCGCCCGAGCAGGTGAAGGAGCAGGTCTGCACGCACCGCAGCGACATGTTCTCGCTGGGCATCGTGCTCTATGAGCTCCTCACCGGCCGCAATCCTTTCGCGGCCGGCTCCGACTTCACGACGATGTACCGCATCAGCACCGAGGCGATCGAGCCGCCGAGCGTGCTGCGTCCCGAACTGCCGCCGGCCGTGGACCGCGCGATCCTGCGCGCGCTCGCCAAGGAGCCGGCAGAGCGCTATGCGGAGTGGTCGGAATTCGCCGATGCCCTGCTGGACGTGAGCCGCGCCCTGCCGCAGCGGCGCGTGCAGGACAGCCAGGGCGAATATTTCACGCAGATGCGCGGCCTGCCCTTTTTCGGCGAGTTCAGCGATTCGAACCTGTGGGAGACCCTGCGCCTGGGCACGCTGCACCGCTTCGACCGCGGGCAGGAGCTGATGCACGAAGGCACGCAGGGCCACTCCTTCTGCGTGATCATCCAGGGCATGGTCGCGGTGAAGCGCAGCGGCGTCACGCTCAGCATGCTCGGGCCCGGGGTCACGCTCGGGGAGATGAGTTACCTGCAGCCGGAGAACCCGATCCGTACCGCCACCGCCGTTGCCGAACTCGGTGCGCTCGTGCTGGAGATCCAGAACGCTTCGTTGCGCAAGGCTTCCGAGGGATTGCAGTCCTGCTTCGACCGTGCGTTCATCAAGCTGCTGGTGAAGCGGCTGATTGCTACGAACGAGCAGGTGGGGCACTGA
- a CDS encoding ribonuclease activity regulator RraA, with product MTAESLPLADAQLRALREVSTGTLTTVLLKKGLRNVWLRGTRPLAPGQQRAVGRAFTLRFVPAREDLATPASWGSPISTRAAIEAMPAGCIAVVGAMGVTDAGIFGDILCARMVRRGVSALVTDGVVRDVSGVLSTGLPVWCQGNAAPPSVAGLTFVGWQEPIDCGGVAVFPNDVIVVDQDGAVLIPAALVDDVIAASVEQEHLENWIMARVGEGAALPGLYPPNEENKARYDAWRKQQG from the coding sequence ATGACCGCCGAATCCCTCCCCCTCGCCGATGCGCAGCTGCGCGCCCTGCGCGAGGTCTCCACCGGCACCCTCACCACCGTCCTGCTCAAGAAGGGCCTGCGCAACGTCTGGCTGCGCGGCACGCGTCCGCTCGCGCCCGGGCAGCAGCGCGCGGTCGGCCGCGCTTTCACCCTGCGCTTCGTGCCGGCCCGCGAGGACCTCGCGACGCCGGCGTCCTGGGGTTCGCCCATCTCCACCCGCGCCGCGATCGAGGCGATGCCCGCGGGCTGCATCGCGGTGGTCGGGGCCATGGGCGTGACCGACGCAGGCATCTTCGGCGACATCCTGTGCGCGCGGATGGTGCGGCGCGGCGTGTCGGCCCTGGTGACGGACGGCGTCGTGCGCGACGTCTCGGGCGTGCTGTCGACCGGGCTGCCGGTCTGGTGCCAGGGCAACGCCGCACCGCCTTCCGTCGCGGGCCTCACGTTCGTGGGCTGGCAGGAGCCGATCGACTGCGGCGGCGTCGCCGTGTTCCCGAACGACGTGATCGTCGTGGACCAGGACGGCGCCGTGCTGATTCCGGCCGCGCTGGTCGACGACGTGATCGCGGCATCCGTCGAGCAGGAGCACCTGGAGAACTGGATCATGGCGCGCGTCGGCGAAGGCGCGGCCCTGCCGGGCCTCTACCCGCCGAACGAGGAAAACAAGGCGCGCTACGACGCGTGGCGCAAGCAGCAGGGATAG
- a CDS encoding ribbon-helix-helix protein, CopG family yields MEDNKARLTVLIDPAKKKAFEELCASQDVTSSQMVRQLIRQYLEKHGVAYGTAPRRARAK; encoded by the coding sequence ATGGAAGACAACAAAGCACGACTGACCGTACTGATCGACCCGGCCAAGAAGAAGGCCTTCGAAGAGCTTTGCGCCTCGCAGGACGTCACTTCGTCCCAGATGGTGCGCCAGCTCATCCGCCAGTACCTGGAAAAACACGGTGTCGCCTATGGCACCGCACCGAGGCGCGCCCGCGCCAAATAG
- a CDS encoding CopG family transcriptional regulator, which produces MENKTARLTVLIDPARKLAFEKLCHTQDMTPSQVMRRLIRDFLVEHGVSYAPAKKAAKKSAK; this is translated from the coding sequence ATGGAGAACAAGACTGCTCGGCTCACTGTCCTAATCGATCCGGCGCGCAAGCTCGCGTTCGAGAAGCTCTGCCATACGCAGGACATGACCCCCTCGCAAGTGATGCGCCGCCTGATCCGCGATTTTCTCGTGGAGCACGGCGTGAGCTACGCACCCGCCAAGAAGGCGGCGAAAAAATCCGCCAAATGA
- a CDS encoding GNAT family N-acetyltransferase: protein MDTPAIRSALPGDEAAWRQLWRGYCDFYNVTLPPHVTDRTWKRILDPDSQIMCVVAEVDGQVYGFANCVVHENTFETQAICYLEDLFVLPSARGHGLGKALIEWLRNAMRAEGWARLYWMTREDNADARKLYDQFAEADGFVRYVLKPR from the coding sequence ATGGACACACCGGCCATCCGCTCCGCCCTCCCGGGCGACGAAGCCGCCTGGCGGCAGTTGTGGCGCGGCTACTGCGACTTCTACAACGTCACGCTGCCCCCCCACGTGACCGACCGCACGTGGAAGCGCATCCTCGACCCCGATTCGCAGATCATGTGCGTCGTGGCCGAAGTCGATGGGCAGGTTTACGGCTTCGCGAATTGCGTGGTGCACGAAAACACCTTCGAGACCCAGGCGATCTGCTACCTGGAGGATCTGTTCGTGCTGCCGTCCGCGCGCGGCCATGGGTTGGGCAAGGCCCTGATCGAGTGGCTGCGCAACGCGATGCGCGCGGAGGGCTGGGCTCGCCTCTACTGGATGACGCGCGAGGACAACGCGGACGCACGCAAACTTTATGACCAGTTCGCGGAGGCGGATGGCTTCGTGCGCTACGTGCTCAAGCCGCGCTGA
- a CDS encoding FAD-binding and (Fe-S)-binding domain-containing protein: MNAPLPLNVTREDEPRAYDTVSRASNEVAGRLAQRLAAETQGEVRFSPADRGRYSTDASIYQVMPVGVFVPRTSADVKLALDICRDLKVPMVPRGGGTSQCGQTVGAGLVIDHSKHVRSILNFDAQARTAEVEPGMVLDHLNLGLKKAGLWYPVDVSTSAQATLGGMAGNNSCGSRSIAYGNMVHNVLAAKAWTPDGELHTFERFEHCTGRAREIGQRVRALAAQLAPEIERRWPKVMRRVGGYNLDIFDNQNERPYTHDGSVNLAHLLIGSEGTLALTRSLTLQLSELPKFKVLGVVNFPTFYKAMDTAQHIVKLGANGGPECMLTAVELVDRTMIDLSLQNPAFAPVVRTAVIGQPDAVLLVEFAGSDKAQLVRKLDELVELMGDLGLPGSVVRMEDEAPQKNLWEVRKAGLNIMMSLKGDGKPVSFIEDCAVPLAHLAEYTDALTQVFRKHGSKGTWYAHASVGTLHVRPILDMRSDGAPKMRMIAQEASELVRKYKGAYSGEHGDGLCRGEWIQWQFGPAINEAFAQIKTLFDPTNLLCPQRMIDPPKMDDTRLMRFPPSYRVIPLKTALDWSAWDVQNDPATERTTAPGTGGDPAQGFAKAVEMCNNNGHCRKFDAGTMCPSYRVTRDEQHLTRGRANTLRLALSGQLGADGLASDEVREAMDLCVSCKGCRRDCPTGVDMAKMKVEYLHHHHAKHGWSLRDRLIAKLPDYARAASGVAWLLNLRNRSPLLARMGEKLLGFSAKRSLPEWQATHFFNTPHGAATAQQALAADKAVVLFVDTFNGYFESANARAALKVLQAAGYTVHVASKQGSGKHLCCGRTYLASGMVEEARGKARELIDTLLPFAQKGIAIVGLEPSCLLTLRDETLAMGLGEPAQTVASHALLLEEFLARELKAGRLDTLKTKLRPLDRRVLLHGHCHQKAFAAVAPIVDVLKLIPGVEPELIESSCCGMAGSFGYEAGHHEVSMQMAELSLLPAIRKYPGAIVVADGTSCRHQIHDGAQREAVHAAVLLAAQL, encoded by the coding sequence ATGAACGCGCCGCTGCCCCTGAACGTGACGCGCGAGGACGAGCCGCGCGCCTACGACACGGTTTCGCGCGCGAGCAACGAAGTCGCCGGCCGCCTCGCGCAGCGCCTGGCCGCGGAGACGCAGGGCGAGGTGCGCTTCTCCCCCGCCGACCGCGGCCGCTATTCGACCGACGCGTCGATCTACCAGGTGATGCCGGTGGGCGTGTTCGTGCCGCGCACGAGCGCGGACGTGAAGCTCGCGCTGGACATCTGCCGCGACCTGAAGGTGCCGATGGTGCCGCGCGGCGGCGGCACGAGCCAGTGCGGCCAGACGGTGGGCGCGGGCCTCGTGATCGACCACTCGAAGCATGTGCGCAGCATCCTGAACTTCGACGCGCAGGCGCGCACCGCCGAGGTCGAGCCGGGCATGGTGCTCGACCACCTGAACCTCGGGCTCAAGAAGGCGGGCCTGTGGTACCCCGTGGACGTGTCCACCAGCGCGCAGGCGACGCTGGGCGGCATGGCAGGCAACAACTCCTGCGGCAGCCGCAGCATCGCCTACGGCAACATGGTGCACAACGTGCTGGCGGCGAAAGCCTGGACGCCCGACGGCGAGCTGCACACCTTCGAGCGTTTCGAGCATTGCACGGGACGCGCCCGCGAGATCGGGCAGCGCGTGCGCGCCCTCGCCGCGCAGCTCGCGCCCGAGATCGAGCGCCGATGGCCGAAGGTGATGCGACGCGTCGGCGGCTACAACCTGGACATCTTCGACAACCAGAACGAGCGCCCTTACACGCACGACGGCTCCGTCAACCTCGCGCACCTGCTGATCGGCAGCGAAGGCACGCTCGCCCTGACCCGGTCGCTCACGCTGCAACTGAGCGAACTGCCGAAGTTCAAGGTGTTGGGCGTCGTGAACTTCCCGACCTTCTACAAGGCCATGGACACGGCGCAGCACATCGTCAAGCTGGGCGCGAACGGCGGGCCCGAATGCATGCTGACGGCCGTCGAACTCGTCGACCGCACGATGATCGACTTGTCGCTGCAGAACCCCGCTTTCGCGCCGGTCGTGCGCACGGCCGTGATCGGCCAGCCCGACGCGGTGCTGCTGGTGGAGTTCGCCGGCAGCGACAAGGCGCAGCTCGTGCGCAAGCTGGACGAACTCGTGGAACTGATGGGCGACCTCGGCCTGCCCGGCTCGGTCGTGCGCATGGAGGACGAGGCGCCGCAGAAGAACCTCTGGGAGGTGCGCAAGGCGGGCCTGAACATCATGATGAGCCTCAAGGGCGACGGCAAGCCGGTGAGCTTCATCGAGGACTGCGCCGTGCCGCTCGCGCACCTGGCCGAATACACCGATGCGCTGACGCAGGTGTTCCGCAAGCACGGCAGCAAGGGCACCTGGTACGCGCACGCGTCGGTGGGCACGCTGCACGTGCGGCCGATCCTGGACATGCGCAGCGACGGCGCTCCCAAGATGCGCATGATCGCGCAGGAAGCCTCCGAGCTCGTGCGCAAGTACAAGGGCGCCTACAGCGGCGAGCACGGCGACGGCCTGTGCCGCGGCGAATGGATCCAGTGGCAGTTCGGACCGGCGATCAACGAGGCCTTTGCGCAGATCAAGACACTGTTCGACCCGACGAACCTCCTGTGCCCGCAGCGCATGATCGACCCGCCGAAGATGGACGACACGCGCCTCATGCGCTTTCCGCCCAGCTACCGCGTGATCCCCTTGAAGACCGCGCTCGACTGGAGCGCGTGGGATGTGCAGAACGACCCGGCCACCGAGCGCACCACGGCCCCCGGCACCGGCGGCGACCCGGCGCAGGGCTTCGCCAAGGCGGTGGAGATGTGCAACAACAACGGCCACTGCCGCAAGTTCGACGCGGGCACGATGTGCCCGAGCTACCGCGTGACGCGCGACGAGCAGCACCTCACGCGCGGACGCGCCAACACGCTGCGCCTCGCGCTCTCCGGCCAGCTCGGCGCGGACGGCCTGGCGAGCGACGAGGTGCGCGAAGCGATGGACCTGTGCGTGAGCTGCAAGGGCTGCAGGCGCGACTGCCCCACCGGCGTCGACATGGCGAAGATGAAGGTGGAATACCTGCACCATCACCATGCGAAACACGGCTGGTCGCTCAGGGACAGGCTGATCGCGAAGCTGCCGGACTATGCGCGCGCCGCGAGCGGCGTGGCCTGGCTGCTCAACCTGCGCAATCGCAGCCCGCTGCTGGCGCGCATGGGCGAGAAGCTGCTGGGCTTTTCCGCGAAGCGCAGCCTGCCCGAGTGGCAGGCGACGCATTTCTTCAACACGCCGCATGGCGCCGCCACCGCGCAGCAGGCGCTCGCGGCGGACAAGGCCGTCGTCCTCTTCGTCGATACCTTCAACGGCTATTTCGAATCGGCCAACGCGCGCGCCGCGCTGAAGGTGCTGCAGGCCGCCGGCTACACCGTGCACGTCGCGAGCAAGCAGGGTTCGGGCAAGCACCTGTGCTGCGGCCGCACCTACCTTGCGAGCGGCATGGTCGAGGAGGCGCGCGGCAAGGCGCGCGAGCTCATCGACACCCTGCTGCCCTTCGCGCAGAAGGGCATCGCGATCGTCGGGCTGGAGCCCTCGTGCCTGCTCACGCTGCGCGACGAAACGCTGGCGATGGGCCTGGGCGAGCCCGCGCAAACCGTGGCATCGCACGCCCTGCTGCTCGAGGAGTTCCTCGCGCGCGAGTTGAAGGCCGGCCGCCTGGACACGCTCAAGACGAAGCTGCGGCCGCTCGACAGGCGGGTGCTGCTGCACGGGCATTGCCACCAGAAGGCCTTCGCGGCGGTCGCACCGATCGTGGACGTGCTCAAGCTCATTCCCGGCGTCGAGCCGGAATTGATCGAGAGCAGCTGCTGCGGCATGGCGGGCAGCTTCGGCTACGAGGCCGGCCACCACGAGGTGTCGATGCAGATGGCGGAGCTCAGCCTGCTGCCGGCGATCCGCAAGTATCCCGGCGCGATCGTGGTGGCAGACGGCACGAGCTGCCGCCACCAGATCCACGACGGCGCGCAGCGCGAGGCGGTTCACGCGGCGGTGCTTCTCGCGGCGCAGCTCTGA
- a CDS encoding GntR family transcriptional regulator, giving the protein MTADIIAIPRANLHEQVVNRLRQMLVEGRIAPGAKLNERELAEVLEVSRTPLREAIKMLASEGLVELLPNRGAIAVELTEEDVRNTFEVMAGLESQSGQLAAERITDAELAEIRAMHFEMMAAYTRRDLSNYYRLNAMIHRAINAAAKNPVLSATYDRVNARLQALRFRSNQVEEKWKSAMKEHELMIDALAAHDPEAMSKVLASHLRNKLETVLEQLRSGTLEQRSGAKR; this is encoded by the coding sequence ATGACAGCCGACATCATCGCCATTCCCCGCGCCAACCTGCACGAGCAGGTGGTGAACCGCCTGCGCCAGATGCTGGTGGAAGGCCGCATCGCCCCGGGCGCCAAGCTGAACGAGCGTGAGCTCGCCGAGGTGCTGGAGGTGTCCCGGACGCCCCTGCGCGAGGCGATCAAGATGCTCGCCTCCGAAGGGCTGGTCGAGCTTCTGCCCAACCGCGGCGCGATCGCGGTGGAGCTCACCGAAGAGGACGTGCGCAACACCTTCGAGGTGATGGCGGGGCTCGAATCGCAGTCGGGGCAGCTCGCCGCGGAGCGCATCACCGATGCCGAACTCGCGGAGATCCGCGCGATGCACTTCGAGATGATGGCGGCCTACACGCGGCGCGACCTGTCCAACTACTACCGGCTGAACGCGATGATCCACCGCGCGATCAACGCCGCCGCCAAGAACCCCGTGCTCAGCGCCACCTACGACCGCGTGAACGCGCGGCTGCAGGCGCTGCGCTTCCGCTCCAACCAGGTCGAGGAAAAGTGGAAGTCGGCCATGAAGGAACACGAACTGATGATCGACGCCCTCGCCGCGCACGACCCCGAAGCGATGAGCAAGGTGCTGGCCTCGCACCTGCGCAACAAGCTGGAGACCGTGCTCGAGCAGCTGCGCAGCGGCACGCTGGAGCAGCGCTCGGGAGCCAAGCGATGA